The Oryza glaberrima chromosome 5, OglaRS2, whole genome shotgun sequence DNA segment aaaacgaGACATTATGCTATATTGAAGTTCCTACACCAAAGAATGGAAATTATATGATTACAATATCTTGTCTATTGGAATATAGTTACAATATCTTATCTATTGGCTTCAACCCTGTAGGCAAATTGTCATAATTGCCTGAATCAATGTCCGGCTGAAATATGTACTTCTTCCCTAGCTTCTTTAAAAACCGGGGTTCCACATCCTCTTTGTTTTGTGTGACAATCACATAGTTCGAATCAGCCATTTGATAACTGCATCCCAATAAGATAGCAAATATTATTATCAATATTGTAACATATTAGCAATATTATCTTGtggtagataaaaaaaacctgGGCTCTTTAAGATCCTCAATGGAAATCCCAAATCCATATGATCCTGTCCCCTTCAAATGATCATACATAGctgcaaaaagaaatattatggAGCCATTATGAACAATTTAAACAACATCATTTCCTATTATAACGAGCCACACATAATATATGAGCATCTCAAACCCCCAAATATGAGGTTTTACTTATTGAGAAAAAACTTGAATACTATAGCACTTGATGTAAGAGAAACAAAAGGGGGGGGGGTATGTGGGGATATTTAGATTACGAATCTTCGATTGTTAATCTTTCAAATATAAATTGCTAATATTAAAAGAGAATTTATATCTCCCTCTTGGGAAACATAAAATTCTCATTGAAACCAAAATAGAGGGGAACAAAAGGAGATATTTAAGTGAgggtaaaaaaaacacagaacTTTTAAAGCGTAATTTAATGTTGAAGTGTCCATGAATCTTGTTGTGATAACTTTCCCCTTGCAAATAAAATTGTTGCTAGCTAAAATTAGAAGGTCTACAAACCTGTGAAGCTAAATGTAAAGAATGGTCTCCACCAAGATTTCATTGCCAAAGCCATGGAAGATTTGGAGGGACCTAACTTTCCCTGTTGAGAAAATAGAAATAGTGTCACcacaaataaatgaaaatacCAACCTAAGCATAAGGGTTAATTTCATCTTTACTCTCAATACACCTTGTGAGTTGTGAACCATTCAACTTAAAAATATCTATACTCCTTATAAAATGAGTAGTGAGGGTACCACCACCACCTAACTATCAActctcaaatttttttaagaaaaagagaTGACATATGGGGGTTAGAGGACCCATATGTCAACTACTTCCACCAACTCTCTACTTTTTGTGAGAGAGTGTGAAGCTAAAAAGGTCCACACGTGAGTAACAAATATGTACAATAATTAAGAGATGGTAATAACACATTAATGATAACTTAATAATTAAAATCTcattgcaacgcacgagtaATATGCtagtttattataaatttaaaagaaaattttaaaatatgtttagcAGAGAAGTCCTACAAAACTTTGCCACCAAGTAGCCTGTGAGCcgcctcttttctttttaatagattttttgaaatttcctTCATCCATTAAGGTATTCtctaataaatattattttattaatgcataaatgatatgaaaaataaCTGACCTTTACTAGAAAGTTCTTACTAGCCTGCCAACTTGCAGCTACCTGGAATGAGGGATTGCTAGCATTTTCTTTCGCCTTGTCTTTATCCAAGCTAAGGCTCAAAAAAAAGGGATTAGTTAATATAATTGATGCGTAATTCAGAAAATTATCTTAACTTTTATGTTTACCTTGTGGCTAACTCAAGCCCAAAGTCAACAAAGTTCGTGGTTCCGATAATGTGTTCTTCTTCACGGGGATTCATTACCTAATAGACAATTAGACATACACAATGCAGATTGTTGTCAAGATTCAATATGTCCTAGTTACATTAAAatgattaataaataaaataacttaGCGTTTCAACTCATGAATCTTCATAACTTAGTGTCCTATATCCTATAATATcagttttgtatagtttttAGTTGTATCATAATGGCACAatgcaatttcttttttttatttttttttaaagagtgCACAATGCAATGGCTTCCTAGAGGTGCAAAGATaatgaaagcaaaaaaaaaaaaaggggggggggtaCTAAAACAGTATGCACGAGGGAATATAGTAagcaaaattatctattttgaAAACATGTAAAGTGGCATTGCTATCTCAGATTCTTCTTTCTCCATTGAAATGCACCTGCATGCACATCTTATAATCTGAATATGCATCGAACCAAAAGGATGGAAATTATTTGGTCAGGTGCACACAGTATACAACAATTTACATTTCATCCTAGAAAGAATAGTGCTAAAACAAATAAGCTAATCCTTAACATGCTGCTAGAACCTAGAGCACATTGATGAGCGCAACAGAATGGGTAATCCTTTAAATAAATTGAGAAAACATGAAGCATTTTTATGGaacatagactaaattaaaaatTCCATACCCTTCTCTGAACAACGAAGTGCTGATAGAACGATGCAACTAGCTGCAcatcaaggaaaagaaaatgacatCACATGAGATTCAAAAGATAAATATTGTTGCAATTGAGATTGAGATAAGATCAAATTACGGCAGGTTATCAAGTTTTTCTTAGCAGCGAACAAATATAATTGTTgttattttagataatagatCATCGCTTCCTTCCCAACAGAGTCAAGGTTAGGAAGAAACAAGACATCAGGCCCATAGTTTCATGACATTGTTCGGTGTTTCGTTATTCAACATGGAGGTATGGATAATCGTGCGGATATAAAATTCTTGTGTATAAAcacatatgcatacatatactGAGACTGATGACATGAATAATCACATTTTTAGTGCGGCAGAATTAAAACTAAAAGATGCCTTAATAACATGCACAAGGTATCCATCAAAAACATGCTATTTCGATAATCTTGTCAAAATATCCTAACAACTGCAATATAGTACAAACTATGTGAAGCTCTGTTATCAAATAATGAGAACAATAATGGCAAACCTGTGTATTTCTGACAAGCTCTAGAGAAAAATTGAATGAAGGGCTGAGTGGGCTAGTTGAGCCCATAccataactaattgcacaattccAGTTCTTCAAGTCTGTCAAAGGCACAGGATGCATGCTTTCACCTGCTAGAGTATTTATGaatgaaaaagagagaatcAAATACAACAACATAATGCCATAAACTTTTAAAAGTTTATAAAAGGGGAAATCAACATCTAATTATTTGAAGGCCTTATTTGAATGCAAGGAAAGGACAACTTTTTAACATATAAGCATATGTAATGCCTCAAAACTCATGAGAGATAAGGGGGAAAATTCTTAAGTTTCATTAGGCTACTCATCCTATGATCCGTTAAGGTTTAGTAACTCGCACTCACAGAGTGGCTTGTATTGTATCCCTGCGCTTATATTCCCTTTCCTGCCAACCAACCATGCACCATAGGGTACTTGACCAGATACTGCAAAGAAAATATTATGTTGTGACAATATGTAAGAATATCATTAGAGCTTGACTTAAACATATTGATTTAAAATTGAGACAGCTGATCTACTTGGCTGCATATTATTTTCATTCTCCAAGTCCAAATAAGTTAGAATTAGAACTATGAGTAATTACATACAAGCAAACGGCAGAAAGGATGCCCCAATAGACAGATTCTCTGAACCATATCTTAAACCCATAATACCATAATCTCCTTCTGAACAGTccctacaaataaataaataaatttaaccatgtcattttTATGGGTTCAATGCATATTGATAGAAATCAATAATGAGAATATCAGAATTATTGGTAGCATATAGTGGAAAAGTATAACACCTATGCATGATCTGCGACCATAAACAAGATATGGCCTACCTGTTTGCCTTAAGTAAAGGGAATGTTCCAAATGCACCAATTCGATACTTAGGATAGTAAGCACACGACCTCAGCTGCACCATGCTGGATAAACAAGTTATAAGCGAAATCAACATTATCTATGCACCATTTAGGATATAAGTTTCAACATAAATGTCAATCCAACAAGAAAATGCTTACGGTTTTGGTGTTGACAAATGAAGGTCCATAAAGGTATTTGGATCATCCAAATATCTGTAAAGTAATTCAGTTGAGCCATTTTTTGTTTAGAGTAAATGCTTAGAATAGTAACAAAGTGGCATAGAAATCTGGAAATAATGAAGCTTTAGTAAACTATGCAATAATAACCACCTCTGCCAGCGAAACAGAGCCTCACCACCCGTTGTAGTCATCTAGTAAAGCcgagttaagaaaaaaaaaatacattgcaATAACGTAGGAGGAAAAAAAACGGGTAAAAACATCATAACaaacagagaagaaaaaaacgtTATTGATAATCCACGTTTCGCACAAAATTTCACCGAAATAAAAAGGAACCAGATCAAAGATCATCACAATGCTAACAAAACGAAAAAAAGTCAATGTTCGAATGGATACTTTGGCGGTCAAATCAACATGAGAATCAACCAGTGGCCTCAACATAATCATCCCTGAGGTTATGCTCCCAACTTGATCGAAGTAATCGTCAAACAGGCTCCGCCGCTGGAGCTTCCCGAACATGACCTCGTACGCCGGCACCGCCATCCTGCCCAAACAATGACAACCAAATTCGTCGATGAATGCAAGCAATCTGAGTAGTAGAAGATCGCGGAGATGTTGGTGACCtggtgcgggcggcggcggcgggaaagGTGAAGGGCGGCGGCACCAGCACCATCGCCGGCGGCATCTCGTCGTAACGCCGCAtcgtgctcctcctcccctgcaAATCGATCTCGCTTCCAAACTAACCAagcggccgccgctgctgataagtcctttttccttttccttttcgccTTCGTTTTCGCGCTCGCGGTTGATCTCTCCCGGCCTTGTACGCCACCCGCGTCCTCCCCCATCCTTTCTTGCCAAACAAGCCTGGCCTGCAACCATGGGCCCGGCCCATGTAGGCCCACAAATGTGGGCCTGCGGCTATGGGCCAGGCCTGTCTGAGCCCACATaaatgggcccacatgtcaggctcCTCTTCCTCGGTTCGTCTAGTCGTCTTCCTACTCTCCTCCGATCTCCAATTCTTATCCAACCCATGGTGCTTGGCTCCCCGGAAGTCGGGATGGAGGATTCGTCGGCGACTCACCTCTCCGACGAGGTGCAGGATCCAGGTTCGATCCATAATCTTACTTGCTTTCGTCGCCACTTGGTAGTGAAGCTCTAGTTAGTCTGTAGTTAGGGTTGTGATTTGTGAAGGGAAGCAAAATCAGTAGCTCGATACCTAATCGATGAACTCCACGCTTGCCATGGCTCTAGGTAGAGGAAGCTCAGATGCTTCTGTTCGTACTTCTTTGCGAGATTCGACAGGAAAGGAGGCTGTTGCGGCCGCTGAACCGGTGAGGGAGGAGCTGGTTCAGAGCGCGGTCGGTTTTCTGAAACACCCAAAGGTAGTGGCCTCTTCTGATGTCCAGAGGCGTTCTTTCCTTGAGAAGAAAGGGCTCACCGTGGATGAAATCGATGAGGCATTTCGACGTTTACTTGTAAGATTTGTTCTTTTCGCTGCCTTGTcggctcttctttttttcagagCAGGGGTGAATCACTGGTGGTTCTGACTTGATTAATTTCTCTAACTTAGTTTCTGCAATTTTCAGAGCCCATCTTCAAACTCCATGAGTCCAAATTATTGCACATATCAAGGTATGCTGTGGTCACCTGTCAAGATTGTTGATTAGGTGATGGTGTTGTTCTGTGTGATTGGTCACTCCAAATGAACTTCCCCTCTTTAGGTTTATATATGCACAACGGTGCTCTAAAGTGTAAATGGCTTCATCAAGACATGTCTAATGACATCGCCTTGTGTTTTCCTTCATTTTTCAGGGGTATCTGATCATTCTTCAAAAATCACACAGGTCAGCTAAAAAGTacagaaaaatgtttttttcagTCCACACTTGGTATCGATCATGCATTATGATGTTTATGTTGCAAGCTTTAAGTTATCCCTTTCTCTTTGCCACAGGAGAATCCTTCAACAGTTACAAAATGTATGGATGATGATTCAGGTTTGCTCATGCTGCCTTTCCATGAGTCATGTTGACTAATTTATCCATGTTTTCTAATTCTGTTGTTCCTTCTTGCTTTTATAGGGAGACCTGAGCCTGAAACTGAATCTGTGGATCCTGTGGTGCCTCGCCACCCAAAATCATATATGGAGGTCAGCTATATTGAgcatcaccttttttttttcctgtcacTCTAGCATGAGCGTAGAATCGATGTGTTTTTCTTTACTCCTAAGCATGCTACTTGAATATTTACCAATGAAGTTTAGAGTGTACAGTTGTTACTGACTGTATCGTGTTGCACGATCTATGATTCTAGTAGTCTGTAAGTGATCGCAAGTTACATTTGCTCGTGCTGGTGAAAGGTCATTCAAGAGTCAAGACTACCTTGCTAGGAAGTGCGCTTTCTTAATAGTTTTAGATATAAACTTGAGCACTCCTTCATCCGCTTTAATCGCTAAGTGCAGTTCAATGCTTTGCTGGCATGCACAGTagatttttcttccttcttttgatGTACCATATACTGGACATTGGAGGGCAACTCATCAacatgttttatatattttggggATTATCTATTGTATGATGGTGCAATTAATTTTAGTGTGCTCTTATTAAAGTATTAGGACAAAAACAACTTATCAGCCAgaaagttttattatttttttggatttaaTGTTGTGATGATGAGTAAGGAATATTAAAGTATGCAGATTCTGTTGCTGAACCAAAAATTAGCTCTTAACTGTCATACTGGATTTGACACTTGACAGATCATGGAAATGATACAAAGGGGAGAGCGGCCAGATGATATACAGGTATATCTGAGTTTATGCTTGTCAAGTTGACTTTGTGACCTTATCGCTTCTGTTTCAATATAGGACATTAATGATGACCCTCCAAACCCTTATCAACCAATCTCGGAATCCCGCATGGCACCAAAGCCCAAGGTTTGTAGTTTTACGTTTCCAGCTAAACAAACCTTTAGTAGTATAGGATGTAGTTCTTTTGTTAGCATGATAGAAAGTATGTACATGTACGTAGGGACTACAACCAGCATTTTATGCTGAAATTAGAGTAACTCATGCTAGGCTGTTTTCGGACAACACAGTTCACTCACGTTTATTTTGTAAACAGCCATGGGAAAAGCAGGGTCAAGAAAGTTCCATCTGGGAGTTGAAATCTCAGTCAATGGACACCATCGAATCGAGATCAGAAATTCAACTTGACAGCGCCAACCAATTTACTGAAACAGAGAATAGATCAAATCAAGGGGACTCACTATTGCTGGAAGAAACGGTTGCAGGTTCTGAAGCTCACACAGATGATGCTGCCTCGACAAAGTCGTAAATGCAAAAGCACGTGATGATGGAATTGAACATGCTGGGAAACTATTTCAACATATACTTAGCCAAAAAGCTCGAATTTCTAGTGCAacagttttctgaaattctcTGAACCTGCTTTCTCTGAGCTCACTGATCTGCGTACTTCCCTATTGTTGGAATCAGATTTAGCAGGCACAAAAGACCTCCCAATTTTCGTTAGCTGGAACAGTTATACAATCTGTATAATGTAATCATGAAAAATATACAAACAACAACATGAaatgttgtgacttgtgaggctCATGTcatgtctgaagtctgaaccctTGCATCTGTAACAGACAAGCAAAGATTGCTTGATTGGCTAGAAATAGAATTGTTGAATCTGAGGAAACCATTAGGAACAGAGTACCGACACTGATCCCAGTGTGAACCCGGCTGGGTGTGAAAGTCTCCCCAATAGTGTGTAACCCCATCTGCTCTTTTTCGTGGCGTCGAATATGCTTCAGCGTGCGTGTCGCTAGCAACGAACAGCAACCGGAGAAGAAATGAATTCGGCCTTGCTTTGATACGCATCTGCCTGCCTACTATGCCGATGGGTCTTGACGCGACGTTGATACACCGCACAGTGACACACACAACTCCTCATCTTTTCCAAGTTTTCCAACGCCAACTACCTCGACCAGCAATCAACCTAACCTAGACGATGCAAGAGACGATCGAGACACAAAGCTACATGCCTAACCAGTCCAAAATACCACTGCTCTTACCCGGTCTTGCTTGCAGAATTAACGACATGTTTGGTGCCTTTTTGGTTGGGCAAAAGCAAGTGCCATTTTGACTTGACTAGTGAGTAGTATTACTACATAGTAGGAGTACATACTATTCTTTGCTCATAATGCAGAGTTGTGTTTGACTGGGTACTAATGCTCGTCAATGAGGAGACTTCACTCTTACTAGCTCAGGAGAATGTTCTTTTTAACGACTTTGATACGTCAATATGACGTTGTGAAGTTGCGATGCAGAAGAGAGTTTTGATGGCAATAATTCAGATTAGGTGCTGTAACTGGAGATGACGTCAGGGAAATAGGAGAGGGCCAAAAGTTGAAAGCTAGAGCAGCGTCAACAATGAGCCTAAGTTTAGGTAGTATTAGGCAGCTCAAATTGGTCATCATGTCAATGACAACCCTGGTCCTAACAC contains these protein-coding regions:
- the LOC127772727 gene encoding peroxisomal membrane protein PEX14-like isoform X2, which gives rise to MVLGSPEVGMEDSSATHLSDEVQDPGKEAVAAAEPVREELVQSAVGFLKHPKVVASSDVQRRSFLEKKGLTVDEIDEAFRRLLSPSSNSMSPNYCTYQGVSDHSSKITQENPSTVTKCMDDDSGRPEPETESVDPVVPRHPKSYMEIMEMIQRGERPDDIQDINDDPPNPYQPISESRMAPKPKPWEKQGQESSIWELKSQSMDTIESRSEIQLDSANQFTETENRSNQGDSLLLEETVAGSEAHTDDAASTKS
- the LOC127772727 gene encoding peroxisomal membrane protein PEX14-like isoform X1, producing MVLGSPEVGMEDSSATHLSDEVQDPGRGSSDASVRTSLRDSTGKEAVAAAEPVREELVQSAVGFLKHPKVVASSDVQRRSFLEKKGLTVDEIDEAFRRLLSPSSNSMSPNYCTYQGVSDHSSKITQENPSTVTKCMDDDSGRPEPETESVDPVVPRHPKSYMEIMEMIQRGERPDDIQDINDDPPNPYQPISESRMAPKPKPWEKQGQESSIWELKSQSMDTIESRSEIQLDSANQFTETENRSNQGDSLLLEETVAGSEAHTDDAASTKS
- the LOC127775008 gene encoding uncharacterized protein LOC127775008, with protein sequence MRRYDEMPPAMVLVPPPFTFPAAAARTRMAVPAYEVMFGKLQRRSLFDDYFDQVGSITSGMIMLRPLVDSHVDLTAKVSIRTLTFFRFMTTTGGEALFRWQRYLDDPNTFMDLHLSTPKPMVQLRSCAYYPKYRIGAFGTFPLLKANRDCSEGDYGIMGLRYGSENLSIGASFLPFALSGQVPYGAWLVGRKGNISAGIQYKPLSGESMHPVPLTDLKNWNCAISYGMGSTSPLSPSFNFSLELVRNTQLVASFYQHFVVQRRVMNPREEEHIIGTTNFVDFGLELATSLDKDKAKENASNPSFQVAASWQASKNFLVKGKLGPSKSSMALAMKSWWRPFFTFSFTAMYDHLKGTGSYGFGISIEDLKEPSYQMADSNYVIVTQNKEDVEPRFLKKLGKKYIFQPDIDSGNYDNLPTGLKPIDKIL